Proteins encoded within one genomic window of Ptiloglossa arizonensis isolate GNS036 chromosome 3, iyPtiAriz1_principal, whole genome shotgun sequence:
- the LOC143144130 gene encoding hsp70-binding protein 1: MGATLTTKVTEKMESSQHTDTQEKTGEQSHASSSARPLSIEGPRGTNNTESRMLVAEPNQPRQPNNLLELFTFAMETTNSQVSANNISFNPMDEERRRFLEETFSSLTCNVVEELRKGIKILSNVVDLGPDDDTSQHETALEKIADYVDNIDVANDFYKIGGFSIFGPCLNSPHSNIRWRAADVIAELAQNNPFCQERFLETGLFPILLNMIDTDPMEIARVKALYAVSCIVRGHHISLKYMDINDGYSVLLRAMQSSVKKLQIKSAFLLCSLCNKDDTNDLKLTLVNMGLVEQATGFLAMGDLLPEIRDQLLNILDGLTSNDFTPALKECRRPELNLQSTLEHCLKDLKQEENSDQVDTCCRLLSKVFPGQDTNEER, encoded by the exons ATGGGTGCAACACTTACGACAAAAGTTACAGAAAAAATGGAAAG ttCTCAACATACCGATACACAGGAGAAAACAGGAGAGCAATCGCATGCAAGCAGCAGTGCGAGACCATTATCGATTGAAGGGCCTCGTGGCACAAACAATACCGAATCGCGAATGCTTGTAGCGGAACCAAATCAACCTAGGCAGCCGAATAATTTGCTGGAATTATTCACATTTGCTATGGAAACGACCAATTCTCAAGTTTCCGCTAATAATATATCGTTTAATCCAATGGACGAAGAA AGACGACGGTTTCTAGAAGAAACGTTTTCTTCGTTAACCTGTAACGTGGTGGAGGAATTACGAAaaggtattaaaattttatcaaatgtaGTCGATCTTGGACCAGACGACGATACGTCTCAACATGAAACTGCTTTGGAGAAGATTGCAGATTACGTTGATAATATCGATGTTGCCAACGATTTCTATAAAATTGGGGGCTTTTCAATATTTGGTCCGTGTTTAAATTCTCCGCACAGTAACATCAGATGGAGAGCAGCGGACGTAATAGCCGAATTAGCTCAGAATAATCCCTTTTGTCAAGAAAGATTTCTAGAAACTGGTCTGTTTCCGATACTGTTGAACATGATAGACACAGATCCAATGGAAATCGCAAGAGTCAAAGCTCTATATGCTGTATCTT GTATAGTTCGTGGACACCACATATCCTTGAAATACATGGACATAAACGATGGCTATTCTGTTCTTTTAAGAGCTATGCAAAGTTCCGTgaagaaattacaaattaaatcTGCCTTTCTTTTATGTTCTCTTTGTAACAAGGACGACACGAATGATTTAAAACTCACTCTCGTGAATATGGGTTTAGTCGAACAAGCAACTGGTTTCTTAGCCATGGGTGATCTACTGCCGGAAATTAG AGATCAGCTGTTGAACATTCTCGACGGCCTAACCAGCAACGATTTTACACCTGCCTTAAAAGAATGTAGACGCCCGGAACTTAACTTACAATCCACATTGGAACATTGTTTAAAAGATCTAAAACAAGAGGAGAACTCGGATCAAGTAGATACATGTTGTCGACTGTTAAGTAAAGTATTTCCTGGACAAGATACAAATGAGGAAAGATAA
- the Pgk gene encoding phosphoglycerate kinase, translating to MALNKLSIDKVDLTNKRVLIRVDFNVPLKDGKITNNQRIVAALETIWYVLEKKAKSVVLMSHLGRPDGKRDMKYTLKPVAEELKSLLKQEIVFLNDCVGSEVETACANPAPGTIILLENLRFHIEEEGKGVGPDGSKIKADKNEVLKFRNSLRKLGDIYVNDAFGTAHRAHSSMLGEGFETRASGFLLKRELDYFAQALDYPERPVLAILGGAKVADKIQLINNLLDKVNEMIIAGGMAYTFLKVSKNMKIGNSLFDEEGAKIVKNLLEKAEKNKVQIHLPVDFVTADKFAENASVGSADLESGIPDGWMGLDVGPKSRELFREPIERAKVIIWNGPAGVFEFENFSEGTKSIMDNVVKATSRGTVSIIGGGDTATCVAKWKTADKVSHVSTGGGASLELLEGKILPGVAALSSL from the exons ATGGCGTTGAATAAGCTCAGCATCGATAAAGTGGATCTTACGAATAAACGAGTACTCATTAG GGTGGACTTTAATGTGCCATTGAAGGATGGCAAAATAACAAATAACCAGAGAATTGTAGCCGCATTGGAGACGATCTGGTATGTTCTTGAAAAAAAAGCCAAGTCTGTTGTTTTGATGTCTCATCTTGGTCGCCCGGATGGGAAACGGGACATGAAATATACTCTAAAGCCAGTTGCGGAAGAATTAAAATCTTTACTCAAACAGGAGATTGTATTTTTGAATGACTGTGTTGGATCCGAAGTTGAAACTGCTTGTGCTAATCCTGCACCGGGAACTATTATTTTGCTTGAAAATTTGAGGTTTCATATAGAAGAAGAAGGCAAAGGAGTCGGACCGGATGGAAGTAAA ATAAAAGCGGATAAAAATGAAGttttgaaatttagaaattcGTTAAGAAAACTAGGGGACATTTATGTGAACGATGCGTTTGGTACTGCGCATCGTGCTCACAGCTCCATGCTCGGAGAAGGGTTCGAAACAAGGGCAAGCGGTTTCCTTTTGAAAAGGGAGTTAGATTATTTTGCTCAAGCGTTGGATTATCCGGAAAGACCAGTTTTGGCAATATTAGGAGGCGCAAAGGTTGCAGATAAAATACAACTAATTAATAATTTGTTGGATAAGGTCAATGAAATGATTATAGCTGGTGGAATGGCGTATACTTTCTTGAAAGTATCTAAAAATATGAAG ATCGGTAATTCGTTATTTGACGAAGAAGGCgcaaaaatcgttaaaaatttattagaGAAAGCTGAAAAGAATAAGGTTCAAATACACTTACCCGTCGATTTCGTTACCGCGGATAAATTTGCGGAAAATGCTTCCGTTGGCTCAGCTGACTTAGAAAGTGGCATACCTGATGGTTGGATGGGCCTTGACGTTGGACCAAAATCAAGAGAATTATTTAGGG AACCGATCGAGAGAGCAAAAGTTATTATATGGAATGGTCCAGCAGGCGTCTTTGAATTTGAGAATTTTAGTGAAGGCACAAAAAGCATTATGGACAACGTAGTGAAGGCAACATCGCGAGGTACTGTTTCCATAATCGGAGGTGGTGACACGGCCACGTGTGTCGCTAAATGGAAAACTGCGGATAAAGTAAGCCACGTAAGCACCGGCGGTGGTGCGAGCTTAGAACTTCTCGAAGGAAAAATTTTACCAGGAGTCGCAGCACTTTCTTCGCTGTAA
- the LOC143144131 gene encoding uncharacterized protein LOC143144131 has translation MEIGSNLHTPGNYPGGDRQQFCVSWNSHQSNMHSAFPKLLSSEQFVDVTLACDGGSIKCHKVVLSACSDYLERLLLEIPCTHPIIFLRDMRMWELQALVEFMYRGEVYVEQQQLGKLMQAAEVLQIRGLSTQGNDNSLSESNSQQCDSNTSVAPSTTTQQDETNYKREETQSDDGGSNANFLEATTIAASSTASAPSHSTTPVSQNPNSSNFMEHSEALQHLEKALSACEATLTETQGMVKMEPDEQFTQQEVKPYSISMVPSSNCNPSSPFPAIEGYQRRQRRSEEELKQASDMVARGMTFQVASEKYKIPISTIRFYMVRKGILQRRKRGRGSSNLGMNSQPGSPASPPYHMMNYRLPESLNSSLP, from the exons ATGGAGATCGGAAGTAACCTACATACCCCGGGTAATTACCCTGGCGGGGATCGTCAGCAGTTTTGTGTTTCCTGGAATTCTCATCAATCGAATATGCACAGCGCGTTTCCCAAACTCTTAAGTTCGGAACAATTTGTCGATGTCACTTTGGCATGCGACGGAGGGTCGATAAAGTGTCACAAAGTGGTATTGTCGGCTTGTAGCGATTATTTGGAACGTTTACTACTAGAAATTCCATGTACCCATCCTATTATCTTTTTGAGAGACATGAGAATGTGGGAACTTCAAGCTTTGGTGGAATTTATGTATCGCGGAGAAGTATACGTGGAGCAACAGCAGCTGGGTAAATTGATGCAGGCAGCCGAAGTATTGCAG ATCCGTGGTTTGTCTACCCAAGGAAACGACAACTCTTTGAGCGAAAGTAACTCGCAGCAATGCGACTCTAATACTTCTGTTGCCCCGTCGACGACCACACAACAGGACGAAACTAATTATAAACGCGAGGAAACTCAATCGGACGACGGGGGTTCGAACGCCAATTTTCTCGAGGCTACGACGATCGCTGCATCCAGCACGGCAAGCGCTCCATCGCACAGCACTACGCCCGTATCGCAAAATCCGAACTCGTCAAATTTTATGGAGCACAGCGAAGCATTGCAACATTTGGAAAAAGCACTTAGCGCTTGCGAAGCAACTTTAACCGAAACCCAAGGCATGGTTAAGATGGAACCGGACGAGCAATTTACTCAGCAAGAGGTTAAGCCATACTCCATTAGTATGGTACCGAGCAGTAATTGTAACCCTAGTAGTCCATTTCCTGCGATCGAAG GTTACCAGAGACGACAAAGACGTTCGGAAGAAGAATTGAAGCAAGCTTCGGATATGGTGGCCCGTGGTATGACGTTTCAAGTTGCttcggaaaagtacaaaattcCGATAAGTACGATTCGATTCTATATGGTTAGAAAAGGAATATTGCAAAGGCGAAAACGCGGTCGCGGTTCGAGTAATCTTGGCATGAACAGTCAACCGGGAAGTCCCGCGAGTCCGCCATATCATATGATGAATTATCGTTTGCCAGAAAGCCTAAACTCCAGCCTACCGTAG
- the Pex19 gene encoding peroxisomal biogenesis factor 19, producing MADEKLMNQVEDQELNDLLDSALKDFNKKQQADKEDDSKTDTLESTTDRNTVDTSGDESIWTKDFMKNAAEQFEENLQNLIKNGTVSELGASFQRMTQTITSVITDENNIDKDNVNTDFQSAIAQALNDLSATSESLQSEADLSEMLRQASLEDGPGAILLFMQGMLQHMLSKEILYPSLKELVDKYPEWLEEKKTTISSSDQERFKKQLELIQQICFELEKEKEGDTEEIKKKRFEVVTSLLQEVQGYGQLPEELVGEQTTPFQVDTEGDPIIPVLLRGVESPQNCRLM from the exons ATGGCCGACGAAAAACTTATGAATCAAGTAGAAGATCAAGAATTAAACGATTTATTGGACA GCGCTTTGAAAGATTTCAACAAAAAGCAACAAGCAGATAAGGAGGATGACAGCAAAACAGATACTCTTGAATCGACAACAGACAGGAATACTGTCGATACTTCAGGAGACGAATCGATTTGGACCAAAGATTTCATGAAAAATGCTGCGGAACAGTTTGAAGAGAATCtacagaatttaattaaaaatg GAACCGTTAGCGAACTCGGAGCTTCTTTTCAAAGAATGACGCAAACAATTACCAGCGTAATAACAGACGAAAATAACATCGACAAAGACAATGTAAATACAGACTTTCAATCTGCCATTGCGCAAGCATTAAATGATCTGTCGGCGACATCTGAAAGTTTACAG AGCGAAGCCGATTTATCCGAAATGTTAAGACAAGCTTCTTTAGAAGATGGCCCTGGTGCTATTTTGCTATTCATGCAAGGAATGCTGCAACACATgttatcgaaagaaattttgtatcCATCGTTAAAAGAATTAGTAGACAAGTATCCCGAATGGTTGGAAGAAAAGAAGACAACGATATCGTCCAGTGATCAAGAGAGGTTTAAAAAACAGTTAGAATTGATCCAACAG aTATGCTTTGAactcgaaaaggaaaaagagggCGATACggaagaaattaaaaagaaacgtttcgaagtGGTTACATCGCTTCTGCAAGAAGTGCAAGGGTATGGACAGTTACCCGAGGAACTTGTGGGAGAACAAACAACGCCTTTTCAAGTCGATACCGAAGGCGATCCTATTATTCCCGTGTTACTTCGTGGCGTCGAGTCGCCACAGAATTGTCGTTTGATGTAA
- the Rpii15 gene encoding RNA polymerase II subunit RpII15, with the protein MSKITGYDTHDDGPGFVGIRFCQECNNMLYPKEDKENKVLMYACRNCDFKQFADSNCIYVNKIMHEIDELTHIVADVISDPTLPRTEEHPCPKCNHREAVFFQAQTRRAEEEMRLYYVCTNQHCSHRWTE; encoded by the exons ATGTCGAAAATAACTGGGTACGATACGCACGACGATGGACCGGGTTTCGTTGGTATTAGGTTTTGCCAAGAATGCAATAACATGTTATATCCTAAAGAAGACAAAGAAAACAAAGTGCTGATGTACGCG TGCAGAAACTGTGATTTCAAACAGTTCGCTGACAGTAATTGCATTTACGTGAACAAGATTATGCACGAAATTGA CGAATTAACACACATTGTAGCAGACGTTATATCCGATCCTACTCTACCAAGAACTGAAGAACATCCTTGTCCAAAGTGTAACCACAGGGAGGCAGTATTTTTTCAAGCACAGACCAGAAGAGCGGAAGAGGAAATGAGGTTATACTATGTGTGCACCAATCAACATTGTTCTCATAGGTGGACAGAATAA